In Deltaproteobacteria bacterium, the sequence AGCGCGTCGGCCGAGACCCCGAAGCGCTCCGACATGCCGCGGTCGACCGACAACGCCAGCTCGTCACGCCGACGGGTGTCCTCGCTGCCGCGCACGCCGAGCACGCCCTCGACCTGCAGCAGGCGCTCCTGCAGCGCGTCACGGGTGTCGGCCAGCAAGTCGTGGTCGTCGCCATAGATCGAGACGCGGAAGGCGTCGTCGCGCGCGCCATCGCTCTCGCCGAACTGCGAGGTCTTGCGCCAGCCTGGCTTGGTCGGCAGCGTGTCGGCCAGCGCCTTGGCGAACTCCTCGAACGGCGGCTCGTCCGGGCTCGGCGGATCGAAGAACACCTGCACGGTGCCGGTGTTCTCGTCGAAGCCGATGTACTGCCCGGCGACGCGGAGCTCGCGACCCTCGGTGCGCAGCTGCTCCTCGATGCCGAGGAAGAAGGCGTTGGCCTCGTCGAGCGTCACCTCGGCGGGCATCGAGTAGTTGATCGTGATGCGCCGCGAGCCGAACTGCTGGCCCGAGGCACACTGCACGTTCATGAACGGGATCGCGGTCGAGGCGAGTGCGAGCAACGAGACCGCGATGACGTCCATGCGCCGTCGCAGCACCACCCGCAGCAGGCGGCCGTAGGCGTCGTTGAGCGGCGCGAGCGTGGCGTCGTAGATGCGCCCGAGCACGCGCTCGAGTCCGCGATCGATGGTCGCGACGACCCGCGCGAACGTGCCGCCCCGGGGCGTCGCGACCCCGTCGTCGGCCAGCATCGTGGCCGACGCCAGCGGCACCAGCACCAGCGCGACGAAGAGGCTCGCCAGCAGCGAGATGCACACCGGCGTGACCATGCGGACCATGAAGAACTGCGTCGGCCCCTCCGACAGCAGCGCCGCCGGCAGGAACACGATCACCGTGGTGAGCGTCGCCAACGTCATCGCCAGCGCGACCTCGCCGGCGCCTTGCAGCGCGGCGGCGTAGGGGCCCAGCCCGCGCCGGCGATAGCGCGCGACGTTCTCGGCCACGACCACGGCGTTGTCGACCACTAGGCCCACGCAGATCATCAGGCCCACCAGCGAGACCATGTTGATGCTCTGGCCGGTGAAGTACATGACCGGCAGCGCCAGGAACAGCGACAGCGGGATCGACAGCGCAATCACGATCGTGATGAGCAGTCGCCGCAGGAAGAACAGCAGCACCGCCAGCGCCAGCCAGCCGCCCTGCACGCCCGAGCCGACCACCTGGTCGAGGCTGTAGCGGATCATGTCGCCCTGCACGAACACGGCGTCGACCTGCACACCCTGCAGATCGGGGTGGGCGACCGCCTCGGCGACCGCCGCCTTCACGCGATCGCAGATCTCGACGGTGTTCGCCTGCGACTCCTTGATCACGAACATGACCGTCGCGGGCTTGCCGTTGTAGCGGTCGTATCGCGTCACCGGCGGCGGCCCGAGCGTGACGGTCGCGACGTCGCGCAGCCGCAGTCCGTCGGCGCGAATCATGATCTCGCCGATTTCCTCGGGCGAGGTGAACGCGGCCTGCGATCGCAGCAGCAGCGTGTCACCGCCCTCGCGGATCTGGCCGCTGGCGAGGGTGAAGTTGGCCCGCACCAGCGCGCCGACCAGGTTCACCATGTTGATGCCGGCGGCCTCCGACGCCGGCCGATCGACGTCGATCTGCACCTGGGGATCGACGCGGCCCCACATGTTGACCAGGCCGACGCCGTCGATGCGCTCGATCGGCCGCACCAGGTGCTCGTCGATCACCGTCATCGGGTCGGCGAGTTCTTCGTCCCACACCACGCCGTAGAACGCGACCGGCAGCGACTCGCCCGACTCCTTGCGGATGCGGATCTCCTTGACCTCGGTCGGCAGGTCGCCGCGCACGCGATTGATGCGATCGCGGACCTGCCGGTAGGCGACGTCCATGTCGACCTCACCCGCAAACACGATCATGATCTGCGAGGAGCCCGAGTTGGAGTTGCTGATGATGCGGTCGATGCCCGGTGTGGTCGCGACCGCGCCCTCGAGCGGCTTGGTGATCTTCTCCTCGACGTCGCGCGCGGTGGCGTCGGGATACGTCACCGACACCGACAAGAACGGCGCGGAGAAGCCCGAGGGGATCAGCTCGAGCGGCATGCGGCCGAGCGCGATGACGCCGAGCACCAGCGCCGACAGCAAGACCATGACGACCGCGATCGGTCGCCGCAGGGCGGTGCGTACGAGGTGGTTGTCGGCGAACCCGGGCAGCATGGTGATCGTCCTGCGCAGCACCCTCAGGGCGTCGCGTCGTCGTCGTCCTCGGGGCGCAGTTGTTCGGGTCGCAGCGCAGCGAGTTCGTCGCGCAGTCGCAGCGCCGGACTACGCGGGCGCAGGCGGCTGGCGAGGCCATCGACGCCGGCGTACAGCGTCGGGATCACGATCAGCGTGAGCAGGGTCGACAGCGACAGCCCGGCGATCACGGTGATCGCCATCGGCATGCGGATCTCCGCGCCGTCGCCCAGGCCCATCGCCATCGGCACCAGCCCCAGCACGGTGGTCAGCGTGGTCATCAGGATCGGCCGCAGGCGCACCTGCCCCGCGACCGCGAGCGCCTCGTCGGTGGGCATGCCGCGGGCCTTGAGCTGCCCGACGTAGTCCACCAGCACGATCGCGTTGTTGACCACGATGCCCGCCAGCAGGATCGCGCCGAGGAACACCACGATCGACAGCGGCATGTGCAGCAGCAGCAGCGCCCCGACGACGCCGACCAGCGCCAGCGGGATCGTGAAGAGGATGATGAACGGGTAGATCAGGCTCTCGAACTGCGCGGCCATGATCACGTAGACCAGGAACACCGACAGGCCCAGCGCCAGCCACAGCGAGTCCTGCGAGGTCTCCCACTCCTCGCTCTGCCCCGTGATCGCGGTGGTGACCCCCGCCGGCAGCGCGAGCGCGTCGACGCTGGCACCGATGCGTGCGGCGATGGAACCCAGCCCGACGCCCTCGACGTTGGCCGTGACGAGCCCGACCCGCTGCTGTCCGACGCGACGGATCTCGTTGGGGCCACGGCCGAGCTCGATCTCCGCGACCGCCGACAGTGGGATCGGGTGGGCACCGCCGGGGTTCACCACCAGCGTGCGCAGCTCCTCCACCGAGGCGTCGCGGATCCCCGCCAGGCGCACGAAGATCGGCACCTTGCGATCGCGGCGGCGCAGCGAGCTGGCGTCGTTGCCCTGGACCTTGTCGCGCACGAGTTCGGCGACGGTGCGGATGTCGAGCCCGGCGCGCGCGAGTTTGTCGCGGTCGTAGATGATGTGGACCTCGGGGCTGCCGGGGTGGATCGAGGCCTCGACGTCGTGCAGGCCCTCGATGCCGCGCATGCGCTCGGCGACCGCCTCGGTTGCGCGCGCCAGATCGTCGAGCTCGAGGCCGCGGACCTCGACCTCGACCGGCGCCTTGAAGGAGAACAACGCCGGGCGCGTGAGGTTCACCCGCAGGTCGGGCACGTCGTCGGTCGCGCGACGCACGGCCTCGCGCGCCTCGGCCTCGAGCCGCGCAGCCTGGGCGGTCGCGCTGCCGCCCCGCAGCGCCTCGACCAGCGAGGGCGCGGCCGGCCGCTCGAGATCGAGGCGAAGCCGCGCGGTGTGTTCGCCGCGCTCGCCGGCGTCGGTGGCATCGCGCTCGCTGCCGATGGTCGCGGTCAGCTGTCGCAGGTGCGGCACCTCGGCCAGCAGCTGCGACTCGATGGGCGAGATGTCCTCGTCGGTCTGCGCCAGCGGCGTGCCGACCGGGCGCGCGAGCTCGACGGTGAACTCGCCTTGGTGCAGCTCCGGCACCAGCTCGGTGTCGAGTCGCTGCAGGCCCCAGGCCATGAAGCCCATCGCGCCGACCAGGCCGACGTAGACCATCACGCGGTTGCGTAGACACGCGCGGATGACGTGGGGATAGCCGCGCTCGAACAGCGAGATGAAGGCGCCGAACAGCGCCAGGATCGGCCGCGCGAGCAGCATGAACACCCGCCCGGCCACCCACACGACCGCGGCCAGCACCAGGCCCACCAGCACCATCGCGAGCAGCAACAGCTTGCCGATCAGCTCGAACACCAGCTGCAGCACGAAGCGCAGCAGCGTGTACGGCAGCAGCAGCAGTCGCCAGACGCCGCGCCGAATCGCGACCAGCGACGCGACCAACTCGGTGAAGCTGCTCCATCGCACGGCGATCTGTCGCAGGCCCGCCGCAACCCCGCCCTGCTCGCGCAGGCCCGCGCCCAGCTCGGTGATCCGCCGCCGCGACGCCAGCATCGGGATCAAGCACAGCGCCACCGCCAGCGACGCCAGCAGGCTGAACACCACCGCGAGCCCGAGGTCGCCAAACATCTGCCCGGCGATGCCCTCGACGAACACCATCGGGAAGAACACCGCCACCGTGGTGAGCGTCGAGGCCACCACTGCACCGCCGACCTCGGCGGTGCCGCGCACGGTCGAGCGGACCAGATCGTCGCCCTCCTGCCGGCAGCGATCGATCGACTCGAGCACCACGATCGAGTTGTCGACCAGCATGCCGATCCCGAGCGCCAGCCCGCCGAGCGACATGATGTTCAGCGAGACCCCGAACAGCTGCAGCGGCGCGAACGTGACCAGCACCGACACCGGGATCGAGATGCCGACGATGACGGTGCTCCGCAGGTCCCGCAGGAACAGGAAGAGGATGAGCACCGCGAGCGCGCCGCCGGTCACCGCGGTGCTGCGGACCTCGTCGATGCTCGACTCGATGAACTGCGAGCGGTCGGCCGCCAGCGCAATGTCGACGCCATAGTCGTCGAGCAGCCGCGGCTTCAGCTTGGTGTCGATGCGCTCGCGCACGCGCGCGGCCATGTCGACGATGTTGGCCTCGGCCTCCTTGTAGACCTCGATCTCGACCGCCTCGCGGCCGTCGACCCGCGTGACGACGTCGCGGTCGCGAAAGCCGGCGCGGATGGTCGCGAGGTCGCGCAGCCGCACGTCGCGGTCGTTGCGTCGGACGATCACGATGTCGCCGATGTCCTGCTCGTCGCGGAACTCGTTGACCGTACGCACCAGGTAGCGCGTCCGGCCGTCGCGCATGGTGCCGCCGGCGAGGTTGACGTTCTCGGCGGCGAGGCGGTCGGTGATGGCCTTCACACCGATGCCGGTGCGCCGCAGCTGGCCCTCGTCGAGTTCGACGTGGATCTGCTCCTCGAGGCCGCCCTTGATCTTGACCGCCGCGACGCCCTCGACCGGCTCGAGCAGGCGCCGGACCTCGCGATCGGCCAGTCGCCGCAGCAGCTTGAGCGCGGCCTCCGGGCGACCGCCGGTGTTGGCCTCGAAGCGGTCGCCCTCGCCGGCGAGCGACAGCGTCAGGACCGGATCGAGGGTCGGGTCGTAGCGCAGGATGAGCGGCTGCTCGACGCCGTCGGGCAGATTCGGCCGCACGACGTCGAGCTTCTCGAGCACGTCCTGCGAGGCCTCGTCCATGTCCGTGTTCCACGCGAACTCGAGCACGACGTCGCTGGTGCCCGCGCGCGAGATGCTCTCGATGCGGGTCAAGCCCGTGACCACGCCGAGCAGCTCCTCGAGCGGCCGCGAGACGTTGTCTTCGACCTCGGCCGGCGCGGCGCCGGGGTACTCGGTGCGCACGGTCAGCTTGGGGTAGCTGATGTCCGGCATCAGGTTCAGCGGCAGCAGTCGCGCGCTGAAGCCACCGAACACGATGACCGCGAGGAACACCATCAGCACCGCGACCGGGCGCGAGGTGGTCACGCGGTAGAAGTCCATCTTGCGCGCGAGCTCGGCCAGCTCGGCACCGGCGGCGGGCGTGGGCGAGGTGGCGCCCTCGCGCGCCCGCTCGCTCATGGCAGCTTTCCGCCGTCGGTGGCCGCCGGCCTCGCGGCCTCGGTGGCATCGCGCTGCACCAGCGCGCCGTCCTTGAGGCCGGCGTGGCCGCTGAGCACGATTTCGGCCCCGACCTCGACGCCACGGGTGATCTCGGCCCGCAGGCCGTCGACCAGGCCCAGCTCCACGCGCGTGCGTCGGGCCCGGAGCCCGTCGTCGGCGTCGTCGATCACGAACACGTAGGTCTCGTCGTCGTCACGCACCAGCGCTTGCTTGGGCACCAGCGTCGCGTGCGACTTGGACTCGGTGGTCAGCTTCACCTCGGCGTACATGCCGGGCAAGAAGCCCTTGCTGCCGGCGAGCTCGCGCGGCAACGCGACGGTCACCTTGACCGTGC encodes:
- a CDS encoding efflux RND transporter permease subunit, which codes for MLPGFADNHLVRTALRRPIAVVMVLLSALVLGVIALGRMPLELIPSGFSAPFLSVSVTYPDATARDVEEKITKPLEGAVATTPGIDRIISNSNSGSSQIMIVFAGEVDMDVAYRQVRDRINRVRGDLPTEVKEIRIRKESGESLPVAFYGVVWDEELADPMTVIDEHLVRPIERIDGVGLVNMWGRVDPQVQIDVDRPASEAAGINMVNLVGALVRANFTLASGQIREGGDTLLLRSQAAFTSPEEIGEIMIRADGLRLRDVATVTLGPPPVTRYDRYNGKPATVMFVIKESQANTVEICDRVKAAVAEAVAHPDLQGVQVDAVFVQGDMIRYSLDQVVGSGVQGGWLALAVLLFFLRRLLITIVIALSIPLSLFLALPVMYFTGQSINMVSLVGLMICVGLVVDNAVVVAENVARYRRRGLGPYAAALQGAGEVALAMTLATLTTVIVFLPAALLSEGPTQFFMVRMVTPVCISLLASLFVALVLVPLASATMLADDGVATPRGGTFARVVATIDRGLERVLGRIYDATLAPLNDAYGRLLRVVLRRRMDVIAVSLLALASTAIPFMNVQCASGQQFGSRRITINYSMPAEVTLDEANAFFLGIEEQLRTEGRELRVAGQYIGFDENTGTVQVFFDPPSPDEPPFEEFAKALADTLPTKPGWRKTSQFGESDGARDDAFRVSIYGDDHDLLADTRDALQERLLQVEGVLGVRGSEDTRRRDELALSVDRGMSERFGVSADALANTVAYAIRGAPLPRFHTPAKELEVRVRYREDDRKSVDAILGWEVPTREGGSVPISVLAEKTTARGEASLQRVNKRVGTAIRLELANDDRAETIARIRQVIAEYRLPEGLSFEADGEATAINDMARDLIGAMGLGTIFIFLVMGFLFESFVLPLAVLPAIPLSFVGVWWFLYATGAHIDPLAGIGIVLLLGVVVNNAIVLIDFVNVARKQGLSREEAIVQAGRLRFRPILMTSLTTIGGLLPLALTEPTGEGIAYQAFGQALLGGMTTATVLTLVVVPVTYCYLDDLRDTMALWWRRIVALGRRR
- a CDS encoding efflux RND transporter permease subunit; translation: MSERAREGATSPTPAAGAELAELARKMDFYRVTTSRPVAVLMVFLAVIVFGGFSARLLPLNLMPDISYPKLTVRTEYPGAAPAEVEDNVSRPLEELLGVVTGLTRIESISRAGTSDVVLEFAWNTDMDEASQDVLEKLDVVRPNLPDGVEQPLILRYDPTLDPVLTLSLAGEGDRFEANTGGRPEAALKLLRRLADREVRRLLEPVEGVAAVKIKGGLEEQIHVELDEGQLRRTGIGVKAITDRLAAENVNLAGGTMRDGRTRYLVRTVNEFRDEQDIGDIVIVRRNDRDVRLRDLATIRAGFRDRDVVTRVDGREAVEIEVYKEAEANIVDMAARVRERIDTKLKPRLLDDYGVDIALAADRSQFIESSIDEVRSTAVTGGALAVLILFLFLRDLRSTVIVGISIPVSVLVTFAPLQLFGVSLNIMSLGGLALGIGMLVDNSIVVLESIDRCRQEGDDLVRSTVRGTAEVGGAVVASTLTTVAVFFPMVFVEGIAGQMFGDLGLAVVFSLLASLAVALCLIPMLASRRRITELGAGLREQGGVAAGLRQIAVRWSSFTELVASLVAIRRGVWRLLLLPYTLLRFVLQLVFELIGKLLLLAMVLVGLVLAAVVWVAGRVFMLLARPILALFGAFISLFERGYPHVIRACLRNRVMVYVGLVGAMGFMAWGLQRLDTELVPELHQGEFTVELARPVGTPLAQTDEDISPIESQLLAEVPHLRQLTATIGSERDATDAGERGEHTARLRLDLERPAAPSLVEALRGGSATAQAARLEAEAREAVRRATDDVPDLRVNLTRPALFSFKAPVEVEVRGLELDDLARATEAVAERMRGIEGLHDVEASIHPGSPEVHIIYDRDKLARAGLDIRTVAELVRDKVQGNDASSLRRRDRKVPIFVRLAGIRDASVEELRTLVVNPGGAHPIPLSAVAEIELGRGPNEIRRVGQQRVGLVTANVEGVGLGSIAARIGASVDALALPAGVTTAITGQSEEWETSQDSLWLALGLSVFLVYVIMAAQFESLIYPFIILFTIPLALVGVVGALLLLHMPLSIVVFLGAILLAGIVVNNAIVLVDYVGQLKARGMPTDEALAVAGQVRLRPILMTTLTTVLGLVPMAMGLGDGAEIRMPMAITVIAGLSLSTLLTLIVIPTLYAGVDGLASRLRPRSPALRLRDELAALRPEQLRPEDDDDATP